In Dehalococcoidia bacterium, the genomic window CGCGCGATATAATGCCTGATGTTTTCGGGGTCGGTGACGCCCGCATTCCGTAACGCAATACGCACCTGGGGCTTGAGCATAGGGGTTTCCCAGAGGCTGGGGATGCCGTAACGGCTTTCGCCCCACACCCCCAGGGCCAGGTCGGGACGCGGATTGTCGTTTAACAGATAGTCTTCCAGAAGCTGCGCAGCCTTCTCAGGGGTCATGCTGTGATAGGTGATGCGCTCGCGTCCGGGTTTGATGATATCTACCAGTGGTTCGATATAGCAAAGACCCAGGCAGCCCACCTGGTGAATCTGTGCGTCAATGTTCAGGCGTTCAATGGCAGAATGAATAGCCTGCGCCACTTCGCTGGCGCCAGCCGCTTCGCCGCAGGTAGCCTGCCCGATAAATATCTGGGGCTTTTGCGGGGTCGTGACGGCAGCCCACTCGGTTTGCGCCTGCTGGCGAAGCTCGGCCAGATTCATCTGCCGCCTCGCAGAATGTCATTCACTCTGGCCGGCGCGACCCGTCCGTAAACCTTGCCGTCCTTGACGACCACCGGAGCCAGCGCACACGAGCCGAAGCAGGCCTCGGTTTCCAGGGTAAATTCACCATCGGGCGTGGTCTCCCCGGGTTTTACCCCCAGCCGCTTTTCAAGCTCTCCCAGCACCCTGGTGGCCCCCTTGACGTGGCAGGCAGTGCCGCGGCAGGCTTTCACGCAATGGCGGCCTGACGGTACCAGTTTGAAGCCGGCGTAAAATGTCGCTACGCCGTAGACTGTCGTGTCAGACAGCCCCAGATACCTGGCAACAGCCTCCATCGCCTCGCGAGACAGATAGCCGAAGTGGTTCTGTACCTCGTGGAGGACGGGGATAAGGCTGCCCCTGTCTCTGCTATGCCTACATAAAATATCGTCTAACTGCTGCATATCGGTGAATTCTCCAAGAAATAGTGAACTTGAATTATACCTAAATCCAAACGAAATGGTCAAATAGGACTGTTGCCCCGATTTGGCGGTGCGGACACGCTCTAAACATGCTTGTCATTGCGAGGAGGAAGTCCGCCGGATGCGGACAGACGACGTGGCAATCTCGAACATTTCATCCCTCTTTTTGGAGGACATGAAGCTAGATGCCAACTATAACTTTCACCCTCACTGTTATCTCTCCCCTCAAGGGAGAGATGTTTTTTATTTCCTCTCCCCACAGTGGGATAGGACAGGTGAGGGGAAAAAGTTCCTTAACCAGTCTCTCCCCTTCGTAAGAGGAGATTAAGAGGGATTTATCCCAGTCCCCCCACAGTGATGTAGGGGCGAACGGCCGTTCGCCCGCCTGGTCGTCATTCCCGCCCGTTCGCTCTACTCAGTGTAAACTCCAGCGGGAATCCAGAGGAGCCAAGATTATAGATACCCACGCGCAAGCGCGTGGTTCTTTATATTTCAAGCTTCGCTTGTCCTGAATCCTGGCGACCTTGGTATTCAACATACTTGAGTATCTGA contains:
- the nuoE gene encoding NADH-quinone oxidoreductase subunit NuoE, which codes for MQQLDDILCRHSRDRGSLIPVLHEVQNHFGYLSREAMEAVARYLGLSDTTVYGVATFYAGFKLVPSGRHCVKACRGTACHVKGATRVLGELEKRLGVKPGETTPDGEFTLETEACFGSCALAPVVVKDGKVYGRVAPARVNDILRGGR